A single region of the Lotus japonicus ecotype B-129 chromosome 4, LjGifu_v1.2 genome encodes:
- the LOC130712852 gene encoding uncharacterized protein LOC130712852, which translates to MVVVDAATTLNQFISFITSEFEELLAIYYGLNLAWDYGARKVECQSDSLDAVNLVLSNPSQRHMYASLIWDIKDLLARAWDVQLYHTLREGNACADFLANMGRNRITSS; encoded by the exons ATGGTTGTGGTTGACGCCGCCACCACCCTGAACCAGTTCATCAGCTTCATCACCAgcgagtttgaag AGTTGCTTGCAATCTATTATGGTTTGAATCTAGCTTGGGACTATGGCGCTCGCAAGGTGGAATGTCAATCGGATTCCCTTGATGCTGTGAATCTTGTGTTGTCAAACCCTTCGCAGAGACACATGTATGCTTCCCTCATATGGGATATTAAGGACCTCTTAGCTCGTGCGTGGGATGTGCAGCTTTACCATACTCTCCGGGAGGGGAACGCTTGTGCTGATTTCCTAGCAAACATGGGGCGCAACAGAATAACAAGCTCGTGA
- the LOC130716250 gene encoding vegetative cell wall protein gp1-like: MASKAAILLTLNILFFTVVSSTYVPCPPPPTKGHKTPPSPTTPSKTPPSPTPPPTEQPSCPRDTLKFGVCADVLSLINVQLGTPSKTPCCSLLKGLADIDAAVCLCTALRANVLGINLNIPIDLSLILNYCGKDVPKGFVCSPPSPTPPSPTPPSKSPPSPTPPSPTPPSKSPPSPTPPSPTPPSKSPPSPTPPSPTPPSLTPPSPTPPSKSPPSPTPPSKSPPSPSPPSPTPPCPPPSPTPPSQTPPSKSPPSPTPPSPTPPSKSPPSPTPPSPTPPSPTPPAKSPPSPTPPSKSPPSPTPPSKTPPPTEIPSCPRDTLKLGVCADVLSLINVQLGTPSKTPCCALLEGLADLDAAVCLCTALRANVLGINLNIPIDLSLILNYCGKGVPKGFVCS; this comes from the coding sequence ATGGCTTCCAAGGCTGCTATTCTCCTCACTCTCAACATTCTCTTCTTCACAGTTGTAAGCTCCACCTATGTCCCATGCCCTCCACCCCCCACCAAGGGTCACAAAACCCCACCCTCCCCAACAACACCCTCCAAAACACCACCCTCCCCAACACCACCCCCCACTGAGCAACCTAGTTGCCCTAGGGACACCCTCAAGTTTGGTGTGTGTGCTGACGTGTTGAGTTTGATCAATGTGCAGCTTGGAACGCCATCAAAGACCCCATGCTGCTCCCTCCTTAAGGGTCTAGCTGATATAGATGCTGCTGTGTGCCTTTGCACTGCTCTTAGAGCTAATGTCCTTGGCATCAACCTCAACATCCCCATCGACTTGAGCTTGATCCTCAACTACTGTGGAAAGGATGTCCCTAAGGGGTTTGTGTGCTCACCACCCTCCCCAACACCACCATCCCCAACACCACCCTCCAAATCACCACCCTCCCCAACACCACCCTCTCCAACACCACCCTCCAAATCACCACCCTCCCCAACTCCACCCTCCCCAACTCCACCATCCAAATCACCACCCTCCCCAACACCACCCTCTCCAACACCACCATCCCTAACTCCACCCTCCCCAACACCACCCTCCAAATCACCACCCTCCCCAACTCCACCCTCCAAATCACCACCCTCTCCATCACCACCCTCCCCAACACCACCCTGCCCACCACCATCCCCAACTCCACCCTCTCAAACACCACCCTCCAAATCACCACCCTCCCCAACACCACCCTCCCCAACACCACCCTCCAAATCACCACCCTCCCCAACACCCCCCTCCCCAACACCACCCTCCCCAACACCACCCGCCAAATCACCACCCTCCCCAACACCACCCTCCAAATCACCACCCTCCCCAACACCACCCTCCAAAACACCACCCCCCACTGAGATACCTAGTTGCCCTAGGGACACCCTCAAGTTGGGTGTGTGTGCTGACGTGTTGAGTTTGATCAATGTGCAGCTTGGAACGCCATCAAAGACCCCATGCTGCGCCCTCCTTGAGGGTCTTGCTGATCTTGATGCTGCTGTGTGCCTTTGCACTGCTCTTAGAGCTAATGTCCTTGGCATCAACCTCAACATCCCCATCGACTTGAGTTTGATCCTCAACTACTGTGGAAAAGGTGTCCCTAAGGGGTTCGTGTGCTCTTAA